A genomic segment from Sparus aurata chromosome 20, fSpaAur1.1, whole genome shotgun sequence encodes:
- the caskin2 gene encoding caskin-2 isoform X3, whose product MGKEQDLLVAVKSGDLLLAHKLLSKVKCNKTKLLGSTKRLNINYQDSDGFSALHHAALTGTMELLSLLLEAQATVDIKDINGMRPLHYAAWQGKADSVLLLLRAGASVNSSSHDGQIPLHLSSQYGHYEVSEMLLQHQSNPCLMNKAKKTPLDLACEFGRLKVAQLLLSSNMVAALLEGEGGHDSLDSPTTTPLHLAARNGHKDIIKLLLKAGIDINRATKAGTSLHEAALYGKTEVVRLLLDAGINVNMRNTYNQTALDIVNQFTTSTASREIKQLLREASSSLQVRAVKDYWNLHDPTALNLRAGELVMVLEQHSDGRWKGHIHDTQRGTDRVGFFPPSVVEVLSRRAGGTLSRQASKPCQRQNFASRAPPSSHGPGPQTDDSYTHGYDPTGDRSSVGSAGSVGSSRSAGSGQSSESGHKQNGTQNRHNSDTGKVRLLAPSAGEPGEHLHIAAADHSKQADGTTGGSRRQVNGTPQKGFIRPEQLLEGKDSEAIYQWLCEFQLEQYTSNFIKAGYDVPTISRMTPEDLTAIGVTKPGHRKKISMEISKLSIPEWLPDYIPADLGEWLSVIGLPQYQKRLCDNGYDSITIVKDITWEDLQEIGITKLGHQKKLMLAVKRLCGLQRSRNHGDRAGGGTVRRKPPAALELVAIEHTPTRNVHSHGRSDASSDDCCPSPRTPRALLSFQDSELSAELQSAMMGRAGGGAAEAFGIRGVTSAAAVSAMSNSQESISVRSRGSGNSGNSGNSNSGYPQDQQAAQSSARTSSRAEEILGSGVGEEAMSGGSSPRGRSRQTPTEMWEQQSRSATPNKLPFSPLTPPLTPSKMPRFAYPAVPPKARHFQSPNRLHQPQQHPPSSPSSPSSQPSPTQKAFSYLHAQTGGVNGTPWGLSKPLPGAVPLLGPRPGQGPANGVQRGPHKKRAQSLTRYALSDGEPDEDDDLALSCTSSSSAAMPSYATLSRRPGRGHTSATGTQRHINRSHSFAVRSRRKGPPPPPPKRMSSVTGSPTRQPGNGKVGDPEVKGGVEMESTGSVRSIAARLEGSSSSSSSPTRRIDIPPPHIPVSPVFSPASSPVSRGMSPHIILQHSKPVPALGVGGLRRTASERTEVETGKQRGGGTEGTLEEKARKSERTSKSASASPKHNDHLPFAEEGNLTIKQRPRMAVVTPADAELRTPPEGPVQPPNTLELPEFNLKESDTVKRRHKPKDSSTPEEATTPNMDDSNSHTNGHHTYNHVNRPSDDESQQLRNMFHRVGSMGKGPKPPVSSKPCSPLKQPPNNRAATPQKELCSGQASAPTAIPKLTSVQIHTVSPKLGGSGHTQTCIPSPKPVRRPQTVTSMPESPQKAAAVSVSRLPQPSTASAPTAGLNLTIAQSVVFPAPSSPAPSPSDSVSAPPSQAGKAGSALGGVSGLEVLAHKRLEQTSTSLEAALKVVENKLAQGSTVDGGSSTVKAAGNILDDIGNMFDDLADQLDAMLE is encoded by the exons CTTTTCAGCGCTGCACCATGCTGCTCTAACAGGCACCATGGAGCTGCTGTCTCTTCTGTTGGAGGCCCAGGCCACGGTGGATATCAAGGACATCAACG GCATGCGCCCCCTGCACTACGCAGCATGGCAAGGTAAAGCAGACTCTGTCTtattgttgctgagagctggaGCTTCAGTCAACTCCTCTTCCCATGATGGACAGATACCATTACATCTCTCTTCTCAGTATGGACACTATGAGGTG TCTGAGATGTTGCTGCAGCACCAGTCGAATCCCTGCCTGATGAACAAGGCCAAGAAGACTCCTCTAGATCTGGCTTGTGAGTTTGGGAGACTGAAG GTGGCTCAGTTGCTTTTAAGCAGTAATATGGTCGCAGCTCTGTTGGAAGGGGAAGGAGGTCACGACAGCCTTGATTCTCCAACCACCACCCCCCTCCACCTGGCAGCCAGGAACGGACACAAAGACATCATCAA GTTGCTGCTCAAGGCTGGCATTGACATCAACAGAGCCACCAAAGCCGGGACGTCTCTGCACGAGGCCGCCCTCTATGGCAAGACGGAAGTTGTGCGGCTGTTGCTTGAT GCGGGCATCAATGTGAACATGCGCAACACGTACAACCAGACAGCTCTGGACATCGTCAACCAGTTCACCACTTCTACAGCCAGCAGGGaaatcaaacagctgctgagag agGCATCAAGCTCTCTTCAGGTCAGAGCGGTGAAGGACTACTGGAACCTCCACGACCCAACCGCTCTTAACCTCCGGGCAGGAGAACTTGTTATG GTCCTGGAGCAGCACTCAGACGGTCGCTGGAAAGGTCACATCCATGACACCCAGCGGGGGACGGACCGGGTGggctttttccccccttcagTGGTGGAGGTCCTCAGCAGACGAGCAG GAGGCACTTTGTCCCGCCAAGCCTCAAAACCTTGCCAGCGACAAAACTTTGCATCAAGAGCTCCTCCCTCAAGCCACGGCCCTGGCCCTCAGACTGACGACTCATACACTCATGGCTATGATCCCACAG gtGACAGAAGCAGTGTTGGCAGTGCGGGCAGCGTGGGCAGCAGTCGCAGCGCTGGTAGCGGCCAGAGCTCAGAGAGCGGTCACAAACAGAATGGGACTCAAAACCGCCACAATTCTGACACTGGAAAGGTTAGGCTT CtggctccctctgctggtgaacCGGGAGAACATCTCCACATTGCAGCAGCGGACCACAGCAAACAGGCAGATGGGACCacag gTGGTTCCCGTCGGCAGGTCAACGGCACTCCTCAGAAAGGCTTCATAAGGCCAGAGCAGCTTCTGGAGGGCAAG GACTCTGAGGCCATCTACCAGTGGTTGTGTGAGTTTCAGCTGGAGCAGTACACCTCCAACTTCATCAAAGCAGGATATGATGTACCCACCATCAGCAGGATGACCcccgag gACCTGACAGCCATTGGAGTGACCAAACCAGGCCACAGGAAGAAGATCTCGATGGAAATCAGCAAGCTGAGCATCCCAGAGTGGCTGCCGGATTACATACCT GCTGACCTGGGAGAGTGGTTGAGTGTGATTGGACTTCCTCAGTACCAGAAGAGATTGTGCGACAATGGCTATGACTCCATCACCATTGTCAAAGACATCACCTGGGAGGACCTGCAGGAGATAGGCATCACCAAACTGG GCCATCAGAAGAAGCTGATGTTAGCAGTGAAGAGACTTTGTGGCCTCCAGCGCTCTCGTAACCATGGCGACAGAGCTGGAGGCGGGACTGTCCGACGGAAGCCCCCCGCTGCCCTGGAGCTGGTGGCCATCGAACACACACCGACACGCAACGTGCACTCTCACGGTCGCTCTGATGCTTCTTCTGATGACTGCTGCCCCTCCCCGCGCACCCCCAGGGCCCTCCTCTCCTTCCAGGACAGCGAGTTGAGTGCTGAGCTGCAGAGTGCTATGATGGgcagggcaggaggaggagcagccgAGGCGTTCGGGATCAGGGGCGTGACTTCTGCTGCGGCCGTATCTGCCATGTCAAACAGTCAGGAGAGCATTAGCGTGCGATCGCGGGGATCTGGGAATTCTGGGAATTCTGGAAATTCCAATTCAGGATATCCTCAAGATCAGCAAGCCGCACAATCTTCAGCCAGGACATCCAGCCGGGCCGAAGAGATTCTGGGGAGTGGTGTTGGGGAGGAGGCCATGTCTGGAGGAAGCAGTCCTAGAGGCAGGAGTAGGCAGACACCCACAGAGATGTGGGAGCAGCAGAGTCGCTCTGCTACCCCCAACAAACTCCCTTTCTCCCCTCTTACACCTCCACTAACTCCCAGCAAGATGCCTCGCTTCGCCTACCCAGCTGTCCCACCCAAGGCCAGACACTTCCAGTCCCCTAACCGCCTCCATCAGCCTCAGCAGCACCCGCCCTCCTCGccttcctctccatcctcaCAGCCTTCCCCCACACAGAAGGCCTTCAGTTACCTCCACGCCCAGACAGGAGGCGTCAACGGGACTCCATGGGGGCTCTCCAAGCCTCTGCCTGGAGCTGTCCCCCTGCTAGGACCCCGACCTGGACAAGGTCCAGCTAATGGCGTCCAGAGGGGTCCGCACAAGAAGCGCGCCCAAAGCCTGACGCGCTACGCTCTTTCCGACGGCGAACCAGATGAAGACGACGACCTCGCTCtctcctgcacctcctcttcctccgcgGCCATGCCTTCCTACGCCACACTGTCGCGCAGGCCAGGACGTGGGCACACAAGCGCCACGGGGACGCAACGCCACATCAACCGCAGCCACTCGTTTGCCGTGCGATCCCGACGTAAAGGtccacccccaccacccccaAAAAGGATGAGCTCAGTTACTGGCAGCCCTACACGTCAACCAGGAAACGGGAAAGTGGGGGATCCAGAGGTGAAGGGGGgggtggagatggagagcacAGGCAGCGTGAGGAGCATTGCAGCCAGGCTcgagggcagcagcagcagcagcagcagtccaaCCAGGAGGATAGATATACCACCGCCTCATATCCCAGTCTCACCCGTTTTCAGCCCTGCTTCCTCGCCCGTTTCACGCGGAATGAGTCCCCATATCATTCTGCAGCACTCCAAACCTGTCCCTGCTCTGGGCGTGGGGGgcctgaggaggacagcaagtGAGAGGACAGAGGTGGAGACTGGCAAACAAAGAGGTGGAGGTACAGAAGGAACACTTGAAGAGAAAGCAAGGAAAAGTGAGAGAACATCAAAGAGTGCTTCTGCATCTCCGAAGCACAACGACCACCTCCCTTTCGCCGAAGAAGGCAACCTCACCATCAAACAGCGGCCCAGGATGGCAGTTGTCACCCCAGCAGACGCTGAACTCAGGACTCCTCCAGAGGGTCCGGTCCAGCCCCCGAACACCCTGGAGCTCCCAGAGTTCAATCTGAAGGAGTCTGACACAGTGAAGAGACGACACAAACCCAAAGACTCGTCGACGCCTGAGGAGGCGACCACCCCCAACATGGATGACAGCAACTCACACACCAATGGTCACCACACATATAATCATGTCAACAGGCCGAGCGACGACGAGTCTCAGCAGCTGAGAAACATGTTCCACAGAGTAGGCTCCATGGGAAAAGGCCCAAAGCCTCCAGTGTCCTCAAAACCCTGCAGTCCTCTTAAACAACCCCCAAACAACCGAGCAGCAACCCCACAGAAAGAACTGTGTTCAGGACAAGCCAGTGCACCAACAGCCATTCCTAAACTAACCAGCGTCCAGATTCACACAGTCTCCCCAAAGCTGGGTGGCagcggacacacacagacatgtataCCTAGTCCCAAACCCGTCAGACGGCCTCAGACAGTGACGTCCATGCCGGAGAGTCCACagaaagctgctgctgtgtctgtgtcGAGACTCCCTCAGCCCAGCACGGCCTCGGCACCAACTGCAG GACTGAACCTCACTATTGCCCAGAGCGTTGTGTTCCCTGCTCCATCGTCCCCAGCTCCATCACCTTCAGACTCTGTTTCAGCGCCTCCTTCTCAGGCAGGGAAAGCGGGGTCAGCCCTGGGTGGTGTGTCCGGCCTGGAGGTGCTGGCTCATAAGAGGCTGGAGCAAACCAGCACGTCACTGGAGGCTGCTCTCAAAGTGGTGGAGAACAAACTGGCACAGGGCAGCACTGTGGACGG tggcagcagcacagTGAAGGCAGCAGGAAATATTCTGGATGACATCGGCAACATGTTTGATGATCTGGCTGACCAGCTGGACGCCATGTTGGAGTGA
- the caskin2 gene encoding caskin-2 isoform X4 yields the protein MELLSLLLEAQATVDIKDINGMRPLHYAAWQGKADSVLLLLRAGASVNSSSHDGQIPLHLSSQYGHYEVSEMLLQHQSNPCLMNKAKKTPLDLACEFGRLKVAQLLLSSNMVAALLEGEGGHDSLDSPTTTPLHLAARNGHKDIIKLLLKAGIDINRATKAGTSLHEAALYGKTEVVRLLLDAGINVNMRNTYNQTALDIVNQFTTSTASREIKQLLREASSSLQVRAVKDYWNLHDPTALNLRAGELVMVLEQHSDGRWKGHIHDTQRGTDRVGFFPPSVVEVLSRRAGGTLSRQASKPCQRQNFASRAPPSSHGPGPQTDDSYTHGYDPTGAPPDSQLSTSASPASPTQDIWVLRSSPTGDRSSVGSAGSVGSSRSAGSGQSSESGHKQNGTQNRHNSDTGKVRLLAPSAGEPGEHLHIAAADHSKQADGTTGGSRRQVNGTPQKGFIRPEQLLEGKDSEAIYQWLCEFQLEQYTSNFIKAGYDVPTISRMTPEDLTAIGVTKPGHRKKISMEISKLSIPEWLPDYIPADLGEWLSVIGLPQYQKRLCDNGYDSITIVKDITWEDLQEIGITKLGHQKKLMLAVKRLCGLQRSRNHGDRAGGGTVRRKPPAALELVAIEHTPTRNVHSHGRSDASSDDCCPSPRTPRALLSFQDSELSAELQSAMMGRAGGGAAEAFGIRGVTSAAAVSAMSNSQESISVRSRGSGNSGNSGNSNSGYPQDQQAAQSSARTSSRAEEILGSGVGEEAMSGGSSPRGRSRQTPTEMWEQQSRSATPNKLPFSPLTPPLTPSKMPRFAYPAVPPKARHFQSPNRLHQPQQHPPSSPSSPSSQPSPTQKAFSYLHAQTGGVNGTPWGLSKPLPGAVPLLGPRPGQGPANGVQRGPHKKRAQSLTRYALSDGEPDEDDDLALSCTSSSSAAMPSYATLSRRPGRGHTSATGTQRHINRSHSFAVRSRRKGPPPPPPKRMSSVTGSPTRQPGNGKVGDPEVKGGVEMESTGSVRSIAARLEGSSSSSSSPTRRIDIPPPHIPVSPVFSPASSPVSRGMSPHIILQHSKPVPALGVGGLRRTASERTEVETGKQRGGGTEGTLEEKARKSERTSKSASASPKHNDHLPFAEEGNLTIKQRPRMAVVTPADAELRTPPEGPVQPPNTLELPEFNLKESDTVKRRHKPKDSSTPEEATTPNMDDSNSHTNGHHTYNHVNRPSDDESQQLRNMFHRVGSMGKGPKPPVSSKPCSPLKQPPNNRAATPQKELCSGQASAPTAIPKLTSVQIHTVSPKLGGSGHTQTCIPSPKPVRRPQTVTSMPESPQKAAAVSVSRLPQPSTASAPTAGLNLTIAQSVVFPAPSSPAPSPSDSVSAPPSQAGKAGSALGGVSGLEVLAHKRLEQTSTSLEAALKVVENKLAQGSTVDGGSSTVKAAGNILDDIGNMFDDLADQLDAMLE from the exons ATGGAGCTGCTGTCTCTTCTGTTGGAGGCCCAGGCCACGGTGGATATCAAGGACATCAACG GCATGCGCCCCCTGCACTACGCAGCATGGCAAGGTAAAGCAGACTCTGTCTtattgttgctgagagctggaGCTTCAGTCAACTCCTCTTCCCATGATGGACAGATACCATTACATCTCTCTTCTCAGTATGGACACTATGAGGTG TCTGAGATGTTGCTGCAGCACCAGTCGAATCCCTGCCTGATGAACAAGGCCAAGAAGACTCCTCTAGATCTGGCTTGTGAGTTTGGGAGACTGAAG GTGGCTCAGTTGCTTTTAAGCAGTAATATGGTCGCAGCTCTGTTGGAAGGGGAAGGAGGTCACGACAGCCTTGATTCTCCAACCACCACCCCCCTCCACCTGGCAGCCAGGAACGGACACAAAGACATCATCAA GTTGCTGCTCAAGGCTGGCATTGACATCAACAGAGCCACCAAAGCCGGGACGTCTCTGCACGAGGCCGCCCTCTATGGCAAGACGGAAGTTGTGCGGCTGTTGCTTGAT GCGGGCATCAATGTGAACATGCGCAACACGTACAACCAGACAGCTCTGGACATCGTCAACCAGTTCACCACTTCTACAGCCAGCAGGGaaatcaaacagctgctgagag agGCATCAAGCTCTCTTCAGGTCAGAGCGGTGAAGGACTACTGGAACCTCCACGACCCAACCGCTCTTAACCTCCGGGCAGGAGAACTTGTTATG GTCCTGGAGCAGCACTCAGACGGTCGCTGGAAAGGTCACATCCATGACACCCAGCGGGGGACGGACCGGGTGggctttttccccccttcagTGGTGGAGGTCCTCAGCAGACGAGCAG GAGGCACTTTGTCCCGCCAAGCCTCAAAACCTTGCCAGCGACAAAACTTTGCATCAAGAGCTCCTCCCTCAAGCCACGGCCCTGGCCCTCAGACTGACGACTCATACACTCATGGCTATGATCCCACAG gtGCTCCACCTGACAGTCAGCTCTCAACCTCAGCTAGTCCTGCTAGCCCCACTCAGGACATTTGGGTCCTCAGGAGCTCTCCCACTG gtGACAGAAGCAGTGTTGGCAGTGCGGGCAGCGTGGGCAGCAGTCGCAGCGCTGGTAGCGGCCAGAGCTCAGAGAGCGGTCACAAACAGAATGGGACTCAAAACCGCCACAATTCTGACACTGGAAAGGTTAGGCTT CtggctccctctgctggtgaacCGGGAGAACATCTCCACATTGCAGCAGCGGACCACAGCAAACAGGCAGATGGGACCacag gTGGTTCCCGTCGGCAGGTCAACGGCACTCCTCAGAAAGGCTTCATAAGGCCAGAGCAGCTTCTGGAGGGCAAG GACTCTGAGGCCATCTACCAGTGGTTGTGTGAGTTTCAGCTGGAGCAGTACACCTCCAACTTCATCAAAGCAGGATATGATGTACCCACCATCAGCAGGATGACCcccgag gACCTGACAGCCATTGGAGTGACCAAACCAGGCCACAGGAAGAAGATCTCGATGGAAATCAGCAAGCTGAGCATCCCAGAGTGGCTGCCGGATTACATACCT GCTGACCTGGGAGAGTGGTTGAGTGTGATTGGACTTCCTCAGTACCAGAAGAGATTGTGCGACAATGGCTATGACTCCATCACCATTGTCAAAGACATCACCTGGGAGGACCTGCAGGAGATAGGCATCACCAAACTGG GCCATCAGAAGAAGCTGATGTTAGCAGTGAAGAGACTTTGTGGCCTCCAGCGCTCTCGTAACCATGGCGACAGAGCTGGAGGCGGGACTGTCCGACGGAAGCCCCCCGCTGCCCTGGAGCTGGTGGCCATCGAACACACACCGACACGCAACGTGCACTCTCACGGTCGCTCTGATGCTTCTTCTGATGACTGCTGCCCCTCCCCGCGCACCCCCAGGGCCCTCCTCTCCTTCCAGGACAGCGAGTTGAGTGCTGAGCTGCAGAGTGCTATGATGGgcagggcaggaggaggagcagccgAGGCGTTCGGGATCAGGGGCGTGACTTCTGCTGCGGCCGTATCTGCCATGTCAAACAGTCAGGAGAGCATTAGCGTGCGATCGCGGGGATCTGGGAATTCTGGGAATTCTGGAAATTCCAATTCAGGATATCCTCAAGATCAGCAAGCCGCACAATCTTCAGCCAGGACATCCAGCCGGGCCGAAGAGATTCTGGGGAGTGGTGTTGGGGAGGAGGCCATGTCTGGAGGAAGCAGTCCTAGAGGCAGGAGTAGGCAGACACCCACAGAGATGTGGGAGCAGCAGAGTCGCTCTGCTACCCCCAACAAACTCCCTTTCTCCCCTCTTACACCTCCACTAACTCCCAGCAAGATGCCTCGCTTCGCCTACCCAGCTGTCCCACCCAAGGCCAGACACTTCCAGTCCCCTAACCGCCTCCATCAGCCTCAGCAGCACCCGCCCTCCTCGccttcctctccatcctcaCAGCCTTCCCCCACACAGAAGGCCTTCAGTTACCTCCACGCCCAGACAGGAGGCGTCAACGGGACTCCATGGGGGCTCTCCAAGCCTCTGCCTGGAGCTGTCCCCCTGCTAGGACCCCGACCTGGACAAGGTCCAGCTAATGGCGTCCAGAGGGGTCCGCACAAGAAGCGCGCCCAAAGCCTGACGCGCTACGCTCTTTCCGACGGCGAACCAGATGAAGACGACGACCTCGCTCtctcctgcacctcctcttcctccgcgGCCATGCCTTCCTACGCCACACTGTCGCGCAGGCCAGGACGTGGGCACACAAGCGCCACGGGGACGCAACGCCACATCAACCGCAGCCACTCGTTTGCCGTGCGATCCCGACGTAAAGGtccacccccaccacccccaAAAAGGATGAGCTCAGTTACTGGCAGCCCTACACGTCAACCAGGAAACGGGAAAGTGGGGGATCCAGAGGTGAAGGGGGgggtggagatggagagcacAGGCAGCGTGAGGAGCATTGCAGCCAGGCTcgagggcagcagcagcagcagcagcagtccaaCCAGGAGGATAGATATACCACCGCCTCATATCCCAGTCTCACCCGTTTTCAGCCCTGCTTCCTCGCCCGTTTCACGCGGAATGAGTCCCCATATCATTCTGCAGCACTCCAAACCTGTCCCTGCTCTGGGCGTGGGGGgcctgaggaggacagcaagtGAGAGGACAGAGGTGGAGACTGGCAAACAAAGAGGTGGAGGTACAGAAGGAACACTTGAAGAGAAAGCAAGGAAAAGTGAGAGAACATCAAAGAGTGCTTCTGCATCTCCGAAGCACAACGACCACCTCCCTTTCGCCGAAGAAGGCAACCTCACCATCAAACAGCGGCCCAGGATGGCAGTTGTCACCCCAGCAGACGCTGAACTCAGGACTCCTCCAGAGGGTCCGGTCCAGCCCCCGAACACCCTGGAGCTCCCAGAGTTCAATCTGAAGGAGTCTGACACAGTGAAGAGACGACACAAACCCAAAGACTCGTCGACGCCTGAGGAGGCGACCACCCCCAACATGGATGACAGCAACTCACACACCAATGGTCACCACACATATAATCATGTCAACAGGCCGAGCGACGACGAGTCTCAGCAGCTGAGAAACATGTTCCACAGAGTAGGCTCCATGGGAAAAGGCCCAAAGCCTCCAGTGTCCTCAAAACCCTGCAGTCCTCTTAAACAACCCCCAAACAACCGAGCAGCAACCCCACAGAAAGAACTGTGTTCAGGACAAGCCAGTGCACCAACAGCCATTCCTAAACTAACCAGCGTCCAGATTCACACAGTCTCCCCAAAGCTGGGTGGCagcggacacacacagacatgtataCCTAGTCCCAAACCCGTCAGACGGCCTCAGACAGTGACGTCCATGCCGGAGAGTCCACagaaagctgctgctgtgtctgtgtcGAGACTCCCTCAGCCCAGCACGGCCTCGGCACCAACTGCAG GACTGAACCTCACTATTGCCCAGAGCGTTGTGTTCCCTGCTCCATCGTCCCCAGCTCCATCACCTTCAGACTCTGTTTCAGCGCCTCCTTCTCAGGCAGGGAAAGCGGGGTCAGCCCTGGGTGGTGTGTCCGGCCTGGAGGTGCTGGCTCATAAGAGGCTGGAGCAAACCAGCACGTCACTGGAGGCTGCTCTCAAAGTGGTGGAGAACAAACTGGCACAGGGCAGCACTGTGGACGG tggcagcagcacagTGAAGGCAGCAGGAAATATTCTGGATGACATCGGCAACATGTTTGATGATCTGGCTGACCAGCTGGACGCCATGTTGGAGTGA